The genomic interval GCTAAATTCACTAAAAAACAAACCCgcagaaaattataataatttgagTTATTAATCAAAAATGAATGACAGTAAACTTATGCGGGTAAGTGGTAGAGATGGAACTTGGAACAGGAAGGTCTAAGCGTATATGTATACCACGATCATAATATTTGGTTGTCcaggatattttaaagaaagaccaAGTCAACCGTAAGTACTCTAAACCCGCgagcttatttgtttttttgagtttttaatttatcttaagtgcagttttcactaacacagttgattcCATCATTAtaaatggcgatacggctcaccatctatcacgttcgtctaacagaaagctctgtgatgACGTGTGGGTACCTCCGACTACCAATTGGGATTTCGTCGTGAGCTTTGAGCTTCAATgcaactttacatttttttgacgtgacttattgtagattcgccgcagatggcattaattacttggctggaAAAACCAGCGAGTAtgtatgaagactttgatgagagtggatgaAGCGAAAATAGTGCGTCGGGATTGTAGCAAACTGGAATTTcgtaatctctgcttaccccagcggGAAATAGGCCTAATCTTCTGTATATATATtaaacgattatttttttcacactttattattattacgcacattataattatatgtaactataactttaagaaataaacataaatcagTTGGTATAATTATAACTTGATTGGTTGATTGTGGGGCAGCCATTGCCCACTAGTGGGGCTTAACAGTTTTTGGATGACAATCTAATGCATCGACTTGATATGAGCCAAGTAACATGTCCATACATAACTGGCGAGGCTAACAAATATGATCCTATTCTTTTCAGACACAAAGTAGAAATTCAAGGTCTGTGTCACGGGCCAGTAGATCGCCCCTGTCTTATATGTGATCCAGAACTTCTGTTTGACCTCTTTCACGCATTCGTCCAAGGTCTTCATTTCAAGGACACTCATACCGAAGAGGAAGTAGCAGAGAGCTAAAGGACCGTAGCTGACCTGCAAAATAAAGACAATTGGAGTATCCCTGGACGGGTAAAGGTAGAGATGCATAGTATATACAtcaactcctcgccagctatgtttaagtcccgtctAATAGAAAgcgagcttattgccattaacgaAATACTTAAGATCAATAAGAAAATGGGAAAATggaaaacggcctccgtggtccagtggttgagcgttgggctcacgatctggaggtcccgaggtcccggtggggacatatcacaaaaatcactttgtgatccctagtttggttacgacattgtatggtgatcacctgattgtccgaaagtaagatgatccgggtAACGGCATGGACGTTAAGTCGTAGGTCCcgattacatgagccatgtcaggggcctttggcggctcaataataaccctgacaccagggatgatgaggttggtaattcaccttacaacccacacgatagaagaacaagaaGATTAGAAGATTAAGGGAAAAATATTAAGAGAttacgagggttgatgaggttggtaatccacctcacaacccacacgatagaagaagacctaagatcaaaaaatgaattcgaactcAAAGTCCAAATTCAGATTTTAGGGATAAAATCTATCGTTTGATCTTCGCTAGGTCCCAAACTATCTTCATACTAAAATTCATCTAAATCAGTTCAGtcgtttaagcgtgaaaaggtaacagacagacaaagtTACTTTCGAATTTATACTATTAGTGTGAATTGTCTCACTTGTTCTATGAGTGCCCTCTTGATGGCAGTGCCCAGGGTCTTCCGACGGAATATCTTCATCTTGCTGCTAATCCTCATCCAATTGTAGAACACCGGAGACATGAAGAATGCTCCTGTAGAACAAACGGTATCCACATGCGACTTACGTCAGTGTCACGAGTTCGAACCACGTTTCAGGCTCTAAGCCACTGAATTCTgactttacgagtttgaatacatgtttggatctggatagttgatatcaagtttcaAGTTtcatttgtgtccggttaatggcaataggttcgctccCTGTTATAAGGGACTAAATCATAGCTGgctaggagtgggtgtgtagTGTGTACTATACACATACATCTTTGCCTTTCAAGGATACACTACATACGAGCGAGACATattcatcattatctccctagcactatcccgtttttcacaggttttacttacttaacctgaagatttgacagttacgttttttacataagcgactgcctgtctgaccttctaacccgcgaaggaaaaatcagcccaatacaagttaggtcacatacttccgaaaaagcatttctcggcgAAAGTGGATTTCGTCACGGTTGTtttacttcaccgctgagaacgtaataatcatttatgatccaaacatgaattctagaacagattcgacaatcattggtttaggcctgtggtggattcgaacctgcgatctcaaagtgacaggcaagcggtctaccaactgggctattacTGCTCGCGAGCACACATATTCGCTAGAAAGAAACATACTCACTTAAAAAACAACAAACTCACCAAAGAAACCAAACCTTGCGGCCCTCGGCCAATTTGCCTCAAATATAGGGGTACCAAACTCTAGGTATTCCTGTGTGAGGCTACAGCAGGGCCATATAATGGCATATGATATCATCCCTCGCACCACAGGGTAGCGGCAAGGCAGAGACCGAATACTTCGGGCCAGCTTGCGCGCTTTACAAGTAAGCGCATTCATCGATGTAGAAACACCTTCAAGTCTTCTGGCCTTCTGAAGTTTCTGATCTGTTCGCGAAGGAAGTATTGAGAGAGTTACTGTATTTGGGTTCAATAATGTTCTGGTATGGCAAAAGCACATTTCTTCTACAATGTATTGTTTGCCTATATGACGTTGACAGAGGTGACGCATTGTCGATAAGACAGCAAAAGGGTTGTCTTGTTGTTCATCTCGATGAAGCGCGAAAAGATATCTAAGTCTATGATCAACTTACAATATAACCAATAAAAGTTCATGATCAAGCATCTTGTGGCATATAGGAGGGTGCTAGTGTGCACCATCTCCATAAATGTATGGAGAATTGGGTAGTTCCCTAGGTcataacttatttaaaattatattattataatatatactaagtaaataaagatagatctaaaggtgacaaaacacgttttcttttttatatttaacttattcgtgaattgtaataaaaaaaatgtattataagtTCACATTTTGTcaggtttttctatgacgtcacagattgtttttccatacaaattccatagtaatttcgagttttaacgtttagtaaaaagtaactgattagaCTCTactccaattggaatatagtaaTGAGCTTATGGTATGTtcaaaaacttataataatattaactatCAAATATAGTGTTTTCCTAAAGTTTCCTTGTTGGTCCAATTCCATAGATAGAAAAGTATGCcccttaattaataataaaacatactcTTTGGTCCATACATTACCAAGATTTTCGCGCCTCGAAAAccacagacatttttttttttgttttggttttccccgaagggtaaggcaaagggaactatgcccatacagccatgtctgacgtattttttttcttgatgattaatgaaatgatgcaaaagtgatgatgatgaaacctaagcccccaccctcggagtagactcctactccgaaccccaaacgaattaactcaaaagtccgcataaacttttgagttatgaagcggcttcgtggcacgaagcgaaaataggcagatacactttgtttattgaatactccaatataataacactcgcgaatgtcttccgactaacttaatgcgatcattaaccacaaaacaccacttcgtattaattatttagattactcaatgaagaaagcaactgtcccatTCCCGTTTCCCACCAAAAAGCCCACAGAcatttaataggtacttactttaagaGGAGTTTCTGCTGCGTTTACATGTCTCCCTTATTCatcgtttatcgctatcggcccactattatatatgtatacacacgtgctcagcggtgaaggaagacatcgtgaggaaacccacattcccaagaaatacaattt from Pectinophora gossypiella chromosome 22, ilPecGoss1.1, whole genome shotgun sequence carries:
- the LOC126376959 gene encoding mpv17-like protein, whose amino-acid sequence is MISYAIIWPCCSLTQEYLEFGTPIFEANWPRAARFGFFGAFFMSPVFYNWMRISSKMKIFRRKTLGTAIKRALIEQVSYGPLALCYFLFGMSVLEMKTLDECVKEVKQKFWITYKTGAIYWPVTQTLNFYFVSEKNRIIFVSLASYVWTCYLAHIKSMH